One Pseudorasbora parva isolate DD20220531a chromosome 4, ASM2467924v1, whole genome shotgun sequence genomic region harbors:
- the LOC137072994 gene encoding retinitis pigmentosa 1-like 1 protein produces MPSRLKTVNTVENEELSVAESDEMRAAESEEERAPESEEVRAPESDKMRAPESEEVRAAESEEVRAPESEEERAPESEEERAPESEEVRAPESDKMRAPESEEVRAAESEEVRAPESEEVRAAESEEVRAPESDKMRAPESEEVRAAESEEVRAPESEEVRAPESDKMRAAESEEVRAAESEEVRAPESEEVRAAESEEVRAPESEEVRAPESEEVRAPESEEVRAPESEEVRAPESEEVRAAESEEVRAPESEEVRAPESEEVRAPESEEVRAPESEEVRAPESEEVRAPESEEVRAPESEEVRAAESEEVRAPEREEVRAPESEEVRGPESEEVRAAESEEVRAPESEEVRAPESEEVRARK; encoded by the coding sequence ATGCCTTCTAGACTTAAAACAGTGAACACGGTAGAGAATGAGGAACTTAGTGTGGCAGAAAGCGACGAAATGAGAGCAGCAGAGAGCGAGGAAGAGAGAGCACCAGAGAGCGAGGAAGTGAGAGCACCAGAGAGCGACAAAATGAGAGCACCAGAGAGCGAGGAAGTGAGAGCGGCAGAGAGCGAGGAAGTGAGAGCACCAGAGAGCGAGGAAGAGAGAGCACCAGAGAGCGAGGAAGAGAGAGCACCAGAGAGCGAGGAAGTGAGAGCACCAGAGAGCGACAAAATGAGAGCACCAGAGAGCGAGGAAGTGAGAGCGGCAGAGAGCGAGGAAGTGAGAGCACCAGAGAGCGAGGAAGTGAGAGCGGCAGAGAGCGAGGAAGTGAGAGCACCAGAGAGCGACAAAATGAGAGCACCAGAGAGCGAGGAAGTGAGAGCGGCAGAGAGCGAGGAAGTGAGAGCACCAGAGAGCGAGGAAGTGAGAGCACCAGAGAGCGACAAAATGAGAGCGGCAGAGAGCGAGGAAGTGAGAGCGGCAGAGAGCGAGGAAGTGAGAGCACCAGAGAGCGAGGAAGTGAGAGCGGCAGAGAGCGAGGAAGTGAGAGCACCAGAGAGCGAGGAAGTGAGAGCACCAGAGAGCGAGGAAGTGAGAGCACCGGAGAGCGAGGAAGTGAGAGCACCGGAGAGCGAGGAAGTGAGAGCACCGGAGAGCGAGGAAGTGAGAGCGGCAGAGAGCGAGGAAGTGAGAGCACCGGAGAGCGAGGAAGTGAGAGCACCGGAGAGCGAGGAAGTGAGAGCACCGGAGAGCGAGGAAGTGAGAGCACCGGAGAGCGAGGAAGTGAGAGCACCGGAGAGCGAGGAAGTGAGAGCACCGGAGAGCGAGGAAGTGAGAGCACCAGAGAGCGAGGAAGTGAGAGCGGCAGAGAGCGAGGAAGTGAGAgcaccagagagagaggaagtgaGAGCGCCAGAGAGCGAGGAAGTGAGAGGACCAGAGAGCGAGGAAGTGAGAGCGGCAGAGAGCGAGGAAGTGAGAGCACCGGAGAGCGAGGAAGTGAGAGCGCCAGAGAGCGAGGAAGTGAGAGCGAGGAAGTGA